Proteins encoded by one window of Microplitis demolitor isolate Queensland-Clemson2020A chromosome 6, iyMicDemo2.1a, whole genome shotgun sequence:
- the LOC103579820 gene encoding TATA-box-binding protein yields the protein MDQMLPSPGFSIPSIGTPLHQLEEDQQILPNALQQQQPSSSQQSYPLQQLHTMSPNLQSGMFPMSTPQKTMHTYAPTPSFVTPQSMMTPQTPQNMMSPAVQPSSQLAPTGSPASGIVASPSPMTPASAMTPASADPGILPQLQNIVSTVNLNCKLDLKKIALHARNAEYNPKRFAAVIMRIREPRTTALIFSSGKMVCTGAKSEEDSRLAARKYARIIQKLGFPAKFLDFKIQNMVGSCDVKFPIRLEGLVLTHGQFSSYEPELFPGLIYRMVKPRIVLLIFVSGKVVLTGAKVRTEIYEAFDNIYPILKSFKKQ from the exons ATGGATCAAATGCTACCAAGTCCTGGGTTCTCGATACCCAGTATCGGAACTCCTCTGCATCAACTAGAAGAAGATCAGCAGATTTTGCCAAACGCCCTTCAGCAGCAGCAGCCCTCGTCTTCACAGCAGTCGTATCCATTGCAGCAGCTACACACGATGAGTCCGAATCTGCAAAGTGGAATGTTCCCGATGTCAACACCTCAGAAAACAATGCATACTTATGCACCTACTCCATCATTTGTTACTCCGCAGAGTATGATGACTCCGCAGACTCCA cAAAATATGATGTCACCAGCCGTACAACCTTCTAGCCAACTAGCACCAACAGGATCTCCAGCATCCGGTATCGTTGCGTCCCCTAGTCCAATGACACCAGCATCCGCAATGACTCCAGCGTCTGCTGATCCTGGAATTCTACCTCAATTACA AAATATTGTCTCGACTGTGAACCTCAACTGTAAGTTggatcttaaaaaaatagccCTGCATGCCAGGAACGCTGAGTATAATCCAAAACGTTTCGCGGCGGTAATTATGAGAATACGTGAGCCCAGAACAACGGCACTGATATTCAGCAGTGGAAAAATGGTCTGCACTGGAGCTAAAAGTGAAGAAGACTCAAGACTTGCTGCTAGAAAATACGCTcgtattattcaaaaattaggcTTTCct GCTAAATTCTTAgactttaaaattcaaaatatggTTGGAAGTTGTGATGTCAAGTTTCCAATAAGACTCGAAGGATTAGTTCTTACACACGGACAATTCTCTTCATATGAACCAGAATTATTTCCTGGTCTTATTTACCGTATGGTAAAACCTAGGATTGTACTACTGATATTTGTTTCCGGCAAAGTTGTACTTAcag